GACTTTATGAATCAACACTTCCAGCTTTACTTACTTTAATTCTGGAATTTGTGCAGGGGTTTCCCGATCCTGAGTCGTTTTTTCACTCCCAACGCTGGTATATGTCGTTTTCCACTCCTAAAAGGTCAAGCGCCCTGCCTGCCATGGTGTCTATGAGGTCATCCAGGGTTTTCGGTCTGGAATAGAAACCCGGACATGCCGGGAGAATGCTTGCCCCAGCCCTTTTAGCCTTCAGCATGTTCTCGAGGTGTATCAGGTTCAGGGGAGTTTCCCTTGTCATCAGGATCAGTTTTCTTTCCTCTTTCAGGCAGACGTCTGCAGCCCTTGTTATCAGGGTGTCTGATATCCCGTTTGCAACTGCCCCGAGGGTTTTCATGCTGCAGGGAGCGATGACCATGCCTGCAGTTTTATATGAACCGCTGGCTATGGGGGCTGAAAAGTCTTTCTGAAAATAATTCCAGGTTGCAAGCTTTTCCACTTCAATGGGCAAGTAATCAGTTTCGATCTCGATTATCTGTTTTGCAGCTTCGGTCAGTACAAGATGGGTCTTAATTCCTTTTTTCGCCAGCACTTCCAGAAGGCGGATCCCATACTGCACCCCTGAAGCCCCGCTGATTCCTACAGTTATTTCCATTATTTGCTTCTCCTTGCAGTCATGTCACTTTTTTCACAGGAGATAATGAAGCTTCCAACCATTTCCTCTGCGGCTGAGACTATTTCTCTGATCTCTTGCTGGCTGATATTATCCACATGGATTCCGGCAACAAATACCGATGTCTTTCCTGTTGCCCTGCTTACTCGCCTTGCACTGTCCAGGGCAAGCTGCTCTTCCCTGTGTCCGGGAAGTGTTATCACAGAAGAGCTGGCTCTCCTGCTTTTTTCATCAAATAGCCCGACCGCAACAGCACCTGCATGTTCCTTCCCGCCGGTAAGGGTCAGCAGGTAGTCTTCCCCGATCTTTTTTACCTCGAGTATGATTTCTACACTGCAGACTTTCCTTGTGGTTTTAAACAAAAATTTTACTCCTGTATTTTAAGTTTTTTCCAGATCACTCAGCTTAAACTGCTTTGTGGTCTTTTTAATGTTAAAATATTCCTTTGCAGCTTTTCCCACGGCTTCGCAGTGCTCTTTTGGGCTGTAGACTCCCATTCTCCAGTTATCCATATGGGCTTCCTGCAGGATTGATACAAAATGTGAAGCTTCATTAAGCGGGATCATCCTGTGATCTGCTTTTATCATCGCTTTCATTTCCAGCATTTCAGGGGTCTTTGGAATATCCACAAGCACGCATTGAGAGTCTACTCCTGCAAGTTCTGCAATCTCCTTCTCAGCTCTCTCAATTTTATCTCGGTGCTTGAGTACACCTTTTCCTGCATCTTCAAGCCCTGTATAAAGCGCCCGCTTATAGAGTTTGCGTGAATCCAGCCGTCTGGCAAGTTCTCCTGCATATCCGCTTGCGTTTCGCATGGCTGCTGTCAGGTCTGTGTCATCCATCTGCCTGAGCCTGGATGGATCAAGTTCCCCATTCTTGACCATATACTCCACGGCTTTTGAACACATTGCTTCCGAAATTCTGGTCACGTGATGATAGTAAACCGAGGTATTCATCCAGAAACGGGAGACCAGAAGAGATTCGGCAGCTTTCAACCCCCCGTAGTCGATAACAAGCCTGTTTTCGTAAAAGTGCATCTGGTTGATCAGGCGGTTGTAGTCCACGACCCCGAAGGCAACCCCCGTGTAGTGGGAGTCCCGGACAAGGTAGTCCATCCTGTCCACATCGATCTCACTGCTGAGGATCTGTCCTAAAGAGGTTTCGCCTTTGATGTGTTTTGCAAGGTCTCCAGGGGAAATTCCATGCTTTTTCAGTACTTCTTTTATTTCTCCTTTCCCTACAATTTCCTTTACATCATCATGCCTGTGCCGGGTATACTTGTCAATAGCATTCTCGGTTACGTGGGAATACGGCCCATGCCCTACATCGTGCAAAAGGGAGGCAGCTCTGATCTCTGTTTTTTTATCCTTTTCAATAGAATTGAGGTTTTTCATCAGTATGGAGGCAAGGTGCATGGCTCCGAGGGAGTGTTCAAAACGGGTATGGTTTGCTCCCGGATATACAAGGTTTGAAAAGCCAAGCTGCTTAATCCTTCTGAGACGCTGCATCTGGGGGGTAGCCAGAAGTTCCTGGACGATTTCATCCATTTCGATGTAACCGTGTACGGGATCAAGGACTACTTTCATTATTCTTTAGACAGATGTCATTATATATTGCTGTATCTATTACTTTGATGCTAACTTTGATGCTAACTTTGATGCTATCTTTGATGCTAACTTTGATGCAATCTTTGATGCTAACTTTGATGCTGGATAAGTTGCAGGAGCACCTGCTATCCAAAGTCTGAAAAAATCCGGGAAAGGTATTTATCATGATCATATTGTCAGGCGGCACCGGAACTCCCAAACTCCTTGACGGGCTCAAGGACATCCTCCCACCGGAGGAATTGACTGTTGTTGTAAACACTGCTGAAGACCTGTGGGTTTCTGGGAACCTTATCTCTCCGGACCTTGATACAGTGCTCTATCTCTTCTCAGATCAGATAGACCGAAAGAAATGGTGGGGTATAGAAAACGATACTTTCAGGACTTATGAACGTATGCAGGAACTCGGGGTTGAAGAAAGCTTGAAGCTTGGGGACAGGGACCGGGCAATCCATATTATCCGTTCAAATCTCATCCGGGAGGGGGCATCCCTTTCGGAAGCGACAGTAAAGCTTGCATCCTTTTTAGGGATTCAGGCAAACATTTTCCCTATGTCCGATGACCCTGTTTCTACCTGTATTGAGACCCTGAATGGGGTTATGCATTTTCAGGACTTCTGGGTTGGAAAACACGGAGAGCCTGATGTGCTTGGAGTTGACATCAGAGGCGTTTCTGAAGCTTCAGTTGCTAAAAAGGTTATTGAAGCTCTTGAAAAGGATGACAGAGTCCTCATAGGTCCGAGTAATCCCATAACCAGCATAGGGCCCATTATCTCCCTGCCGGGAATGAGAGAACTGCTGAAACAGAAAAAGGTTGTTGCAGTCAGCCCGATCATAGGAAATGCTCCTGTCAGTGGCCCTGCCGGGAAACTGATGCAGGCCTGTGGGCTTGAAGTTTCTTCCATGGGAGTTGCGGAGTACTATCAGGAATTCCTTGACGTCTTTGTTTTCGATGAAAGGGACAGAGCAGACGAATTCGCTTTTGAGAAGCTTGGTTGCCGGGCCTGCCGTGCAGATACCCTGATGACCTCCACGGAGAAAAGTAAGGAACTGGCAGAGTTCGTAGTCGGACTTTTCGATACCGTATTCTGATTTTTCGATTTCTTTTTCTTTCCTTTTTTTCTCTTTTTTCCCTCTCTCTTTTTCCTCCCTTTTTTTCTCTTTTTTCCCTCTCTCTTTTTTCTCCCTTTTTCTTTCTCTTTTTTTCCCTCTTCTTTCCCTTTATTCCCGTAAATTTCCTTTTCCTTTTCTTTTTCTGCTGATCCAGTCTTCAACGTTAACAAAATTCGAAAGATTTATGTATTATTTTTCTCTTCTTTTGTAATACTAAAAAACATAAAATTAAAATTTTGTCTTATTTGTTAAGCTATATTCTCTAACAAATACTATTTTGTTATAAAATTAACAAAATAATTAACGGGTAGTAGAGGAAAAAGCATGATTGGAATACGTGTAATTGCTAATCGAAAAATCAAAACAAAAATCATAGATTTTGTTTTACTGACAATACTTGTCTTCTCCCTTTGTTCCATACCGGGGATGGCACATGAATCTGATAACCAGGAGTTGATGGCTCAGGTTTTTGCCTTAGCCGAAGCAAACCTTGGAGATATTGGTCCTGAAGATACCCTTATTATTACTGATCTAGGATCTCCTGCAGAATCCTATGTTTTTCTGGACGATTTCTATTCGGAGTTTTACGGAAGGGAGTTACAGTATACAGAGAACCTGCTTGTAGTCCAGAACGCCAGGAATGCCCCTCTCTGGTTTGCTTTCTTTAACAAATCCAGCGGGAACTGTACTTATATAGAGGTTTCATACGGGGATGAGAATGAAATCAGCTATCAGGCGACCGAAACTATAGACTTCGATGAACTTTCGAAAAATAAGAAGTCCATAGCAGCCTGGAATGAAAAAGTAAGTACAAAGGTGTTTAACGGGCGCGAATTTGCCATCCTTACAATTTCCAATGCCTGGGCTACAGGAAATCTTGATTATGGCCTGATGCAGTGCCTGGAACTTCACAACCACTTCTGTCCAGGGGTTTCCAGTGGCTTTGTGCTTGCGAACTGGATGGAAGAAAATTACCCGCTTGAGGAAGGGGTAAGTTATACTGTTTTCTCCTGCCCTAAATGGTGCAAAGAAGACGTTTTTGTAAAGCGCTGGGATGCCACCCCTGGAAAAGGAGGTATCTTTGTCTCTGCGCTCACGGATGAAGAGATAGAAGCAATCGGGAACTCTCCTGCCGGAATCTTTGTGGTTACGGATAAAAATGCCGGAACTATGAAGGCAGTGGCGCTCGGATTTGACTTTGATGTCGTGAATGCGAAGTGCGGGGCAAAAGAAGGCGATCCTGCCTGGCTTTCGAAATACTTGATGGACCTCTGGCTCATGGACAGAGAAAACTGGGACGAGGAAGGACTTGTTACGAAAATCGCAGCCATTGACATTGATAAGGATACCCTGAGTGACATGAAACGGGCGGGTTCCAATCCCTATGAAGTTCTCGGGCTTCTCAACTCAACGGGAAATGTTAATCCTCCAGTTGATGATAAGGAACTGATGGATCAGGTCTTTTCCACAGCCGAAGCAGAGCTGGGAGCGCTTGGGCCTGAAAACACTTTTATATTGACTGATATCGGTTCTCCTGCAGATTCTGATTCTTTTCTAAATGATTTCTATTCAGAGTTTTATGGAAAGGAGTTGCAGTATACAAAGAACCTGCTTGTAGTCCAGAACGCAAGAAATGCCCCCCTCTGGTTTGCCTTCTTTGACAAATCAAGCGGGAGTTGTACTTATATTGAGGTCTCATACGGAGATGAGGATCAGATCAGCTACCAGGTGACGGAAAATATAGAGTTTGATACGCTTTCCGGAAGCCCGGAGTCCATAGCGGCCTGGAATGAAAAAGTGAATTCTGCTGTTTTTAACGGGCGTGAATTTGCCATCCTTACAATTTCCAATGCCTGGGCTACAGGAAATCTCGATTATGAACTTATGCAGTGCCTGCAATTGCACAATCACTTCTGTCCCGGAGTCTCTAGCGGTTTTGTGCTTGCAAACTGGATGGAAGATAATTACCCACTTGAAGAAGGGGTAAGTTATACGGTTTTCTCCTCCCCTCGCTGGTGCAAAGAAGATGTTTTCGTAAAGCGCTGGGATGCCACCCCCGGAAAGGGAGGGATTTTTGTTTCTGACCTGACAGACGAAGAAGTGGATGCAATTGGAAGTAACCTTGCTGGAATTTTCGTTGTCAAGGATAGAAATGCCGGAACTCTTAAGGCAGTTGTGCTGGGATATAACTCCGATGTCGTAAGTGCGAATTGCGGGGCAAAAGAAGACGATCCTTCCTGGGTTTCAAAATATCAGAAGGATCTCTGGCTTATGAATCCTGAAAATTGGGGAGACCTTGTTACGGAGCTCGCAGCCATTGATATTGATGAGGCTACCCTGAACGAAATGAATCAGGCAGATACTAATCCTTATGAAGTTCTCGGACTGCTCAATTCTGCAGAGGATGCAAGCTCCCTGAGTCTGGAATCCACTGAATCGGTAACTGTATAAGGACAACTAAAGCCTGAAATAGACTGATAATGGGATTTTAACGCCATTGATGTGTTTATTTTACCCATTTTCATCTTTTTTACCTTTTTTGTGTTTGCTTTCTCAGTTTTTATCTCAGTTTTTATTTTTTACTTTCTGCAATTCTCATATCTTTTATCTGTGTGTCCTTAAATTTATTAATACTGACTTAACTATTTATTTCTAAATTTCCTACACCCTGAATCTGAACAGGCTGGAATCGGAAGACCAAAGCTATATCAAGTACTTTGATGTTTTCCTGCATCAACCTCCCTTTCCCGGCAGCAGGTTTGTACGCTTATATCTGTAAACTTATATCCATACATAGCTTCGGGAAACAGTATCTGAGGGAGCAGGCTTAATTTTCAAGATTTTTACTTCCGGAATATTGAGACAGCCAGAAAGGTTAAAACCATGCTTGAAAGACTGAAAGATTCACTGATTAAGTCCCCTGTGATCAAGCGAGGGGAATATAACTATTTTATCCATCCTATTTCTGATGGTGTACCTTCCATCGATCCCCATATGGTAGAAGAGATTTCCGATTACATCGCAGAGATAGCAGATATAAACGTTGACACTATCCTGACTGTGGAAGCTATGGGCATCCCGGTTGCAAATGCTCTTTCTCTGAAAACCGGAATTCCTCTGACCATCGTCCGGAAACGGCCTTATTTCCTTGAAGGAGAGGTGGAACTTTCCCAGAGCACAGGATATTCGAAAGGTGTTCTCTATATAAACGGGCTCAAAAAGGGAGACAGAGTAATTATCGTTGACGACGTTATCAGTACGGGTGGAACGCTTCTTGCCCTTGTAAGGGCGTTAAAAAATATGGGTGTTGAGGTAACGGATGTAATTTCCGTTATAGGGCGCGGAGATGGCTATCTTAAGCTAAAGGAACTTGGATTTAAACCCAAGGTTCTCGTTACAATTGATGTGGGCGAGAAAGGGGTGGAGATTAAGGATGTCTTTGGGGATCAGTGAAGCATTCGATTTAAGACCTGACTATATAATCAGCGTAATAAAGGACACGAAAGCAAAGCTTGTGGGCTTTCAATTTCCTGAAGGGCTTAAACGCAATGGTCCGAAACTTGCGAAAGCTGTTGAGGAGGCCACCGGAGCTGAGGTTCTCATCTCAGGAGACCCCTGTTTCGGGGCATGTGACCTCGACAGAACTCTCCTTGACCACGTTGATATCCTTTTCCACTTCGGGCACGCGGAACTGGAATATGTCAAGCTTTCGGATAAAGTGTACTTTATCGAAACTCGCTCCTCAATTGATGTCCGGCACGTTGTTGAGAAGGCTGTCCCTGAACTTAAAGGACAGAGAATAGGGCTGATCACCACTGTTCAGCATGTCCATAAGCTTCCGGATGTATGCAGTGTGCTCGAGAATCAGGAAAAGACCTGCGTTATCGGGCTTGGGGACTCCAGGCTTGCCTATGCGGGGCAGGTGCTCGGCTGCAATTTCTCGGCAGCAAGGGATGAAGATTGTGATGAGTACCTTTATATTGGAAGCGGGGATTTCCATCCCCTTGGGGTATCTCTTTCCACAAAAAAACGTGTCCTTGCAGCTGACCCATTTTCCGGTGAAGTCCGGGAGGTTGACCCTTCAAGGGTTCTCCGCCAGCGGAGTGCGGTAATTGCAAAGTCTCTGGATGCGCAGGTTTTCGGGATCATTGTCTCAAGCAAAAACGGGCAGATGAGATTGGAACTTGCTTCTTCTCTCAAAGAACTTGCAAGGAAACATGGAAAAGAAGCTCACCTGATCCTTATCGACCTCGTAACTCCTGATCAGCTGCTTCAGTTCAAGGTTGATGCTTTCGTAAACACTGCCTGTCCACGGCTTGCTGTGGATGAAGTGGGACGTTTTCCCTCTCCCATGCTGACGCCACAGGAGTTTGAGATCGTGCTTGGAGAACGTGAATGGGAAAAGCTTGTGCTGGACGAAATTACCGAGGAACCCGTATAACCTTTTTCCAGATGACTGCATAACCTTTTACTGAATATAAAACACAGATTAATCAAAAGATATGAAACAGAGAAAACTTGAAATACTGCTCGAAGAGGTCGAAGGTTTTTCCGATCCCGAACTTGAGCTTGAGCAATACCAAACTCCTTCTCCCCTTGTTGCGGAAATACTCCATTTCGCTTACATGCAGGGAGATCTTGACGAATCGGTCCAGGACCTGGGCTGTGGTACCGGTATTCTTGCAATAGGGGCAAAATTTCTGGGAGCCGGGAAGGTTGTGGGGTATGATACGGACCCGAAGGCGCTTGAGGTTGCAAAAAAAAACTCCGAAAAGCTTGGAGTGGAAGTGGAGTTCATCTGCTCCGATATTACGGAAGTTTCAGGGCATGTAAAAACCACACTTATGAACCCTCCATTCGGGGCAAGAGTTAAAGGCAGGGACAGACCTTTCCTTTCGTCAGCGTTAAGAACAAGTGAGATAATATATTCCATCCACAACCGCGGAAGCCTTGCATTTATCCAAAAGTTCATTAAGCCTGCGGTCATTACACACTCTTACGTTGCGAAATTCCCTATTAAACGGACTTTCGATTTCCATCAAAAAGAAAGAGAAATTATTGATGTAGAGATTTACAGGGTTGCGGTTCATGAATAAAGCCTGTGTTCAGGAGTTATTTAAAGGCATCATGTTTTACAGCTTTGCATCTTCAGATTTCATTTTAAAAGGCGGAATTAATAACTCTATAATTCTATTATACCGAGAACAGGGTATGGTTCAGAGTATAAATCCGTGACACATAGAGCAAATCCATGGAGTAAACAGATAATTCGGGACCGATAATTTGGGATAGATTATCTGAAATAAATAAGCTGGATGGGTACCTTACAATAATATAATCTGTATGCATTGAAAAGTATGACATGCTTCAAGGGAAGAATTAACTGGAAGATATAGAGAAGGGAATTACTCCTATTTCTCTCGAAGATAAGTTATCTATGAGTTCAATTGCCGCCAAAAACTCTATAAAAATTACTGGAAAAACAATTATCAAAACTAATTATCTATATCCACTAATAGCGATAATTCGAATGAGGGATCATGATTAGAATCCGAAAAAATAAGACTACTAGGAAAAAATTAACAGGTCCTGGTGAAGGAAAGTCTATTGATGAAAAATCGGTCCCGCCAACTGGCGAAAACAGGGATCAGTCAAGGGATCAGTTTAAAAGCCAGCCCCGAGATCAGTCCAGGGGCTCGCAACGAGATCAGTCCAGGGGCTCGCAACGAGATCAGTCCAGGGGCCCGCAACGAGATCAGTCCAGGGGCCCGCAACGAGATCAGTCCAGGGGTCCGCAACGAGACCAGTCCAGGGGTCCGCAACGAGACCAGTCCAGGAGTTCGCAACGAGACCAGTCCAGGGGTCCGCAACGAGACCAGTCCCGAGATCATTTCAAGGGTCAGTCCCGAGACCAGTTCAAGGGTGATCCTAACAAAAAGAGAAGGTTCCCATATCCTAAGAAAACTCCCCGAGATAGGAAGGAAATGTCAGGTTTCAGGTCTTCTGTCGGAGAAACCGTGATATCTGAAGAAGAACTTGAAAAAGGAGATTTTGTTCTTCCGGGAGAACTTGTTGGTACTACGGAGGAATTCAAGCCAGGTCCCGGAGCAGCAGTAATTGCCGGAGATATTTATTCTACTGCCACAGGCAATGTACTCATTGACAGAAAAGCCAGGGTGGTCTCGGTTAAGCCAAATACTCTTACTCCAAATATTCTTAAAGTCGGGGACATAATTTACGGTAGGATCACTGACGTCCGCGAGTCCGGGGCAATGGTGGAAGTTGCAGGAATTGAAGGAAAAGAAAACAGGGAAATTGTCGGATCAAGGCCAGGAGATATCCACGTTTCAAATGTAAGGGACTCATATGTCAAGAGACTGTTAGATGAGTTCAGGCCGTCTGATATTATAAGGGCCAGAGTCATTGAAGTTGACAGAATGCGCCTTACCACAGCCGAAGATTCTCTTGGAGTTGTAAAAGCTTACTGCTCAAACTGCAGAGGCGAACTCGTGCCGGAAGGGAAAAAGCTTAAATGCCCTGTCTGCAATATGACTGAAACCCGTAAGATCTCAACCGGGTACGGGAAAGGAATAAGGTAAATTTCTCTTTCCCTATCTTACTTTATGCAGGTTTCGGCATTTTATGACGAATTATGCATTATTTGGCAGGCTGTTTATAGCTGGCTATATCATTCACCATTTACAGGTGGTCACCAATGGAACTGAACATCATTACTAAAACAAATAGCGATCTTGAAGTCGAGCTCAGAGGCGAAACTCACACCCTTCTCAATCTTCTTAAGGACCTCCTGATTAAAGATGACAGGGTTGAAGCAGCTTTTTACGACATGAAACACGTGAGCATTAGCGACCCTATCCTTTACATCAAAACCGATGGTACGGATCCGATTCTGATCTTAAAGGAAACGGCAGCAATTATTGTTGCTCAGTGCGATGAGTTTATCGAGATCTTCGGCAAGGCAGCAAATGCCTGAAGCCGATGTGCAGGACGTCTCTTAAAAAGATGTTTTGCTCATTTTTCTTCTTTCAGAAACTTTTTCCCGCTCCGTACTTCCATGTGAAGGCTACTG
The Methanosarcina sp. WWM596 DNA segment above includes these coding regions:
- a CDS encoding UbiX family flavin prenyltransferase, with the protein product MEITVGISGASGVQYGIRLLEVLAKKGIKTHLVLTEAAKQIIEIETDYLPIEVEKLATWNYFQKDFSAPIASGSYKTAGMVIAPCSMKTLGAVANGISDTLITRAADVCLKEERKLILMTRETPLNLIHLENMLKAKRAGASILPACPGFYSRPKTLDDLIDTMAGRALDLLGVENDIYQRWE
- a CDS encoding HD domain-containing protein; amino-acid sequence: MKVVLDPVHGYIEMDEIVQELLATPQMQRLRRIKQLGFSNLVYPGANHTRFEHSLGAMHLASILMKNLNSIEKDKKTEIRAASLLHDVGHGPYSHVTENAIDKYTRHRHDDVKEIVGKGEIKEVLKKHGISPGDLAKHIKGETSLGQILSSEIDVDRMDYLVRDSHYTGVAFGVVDYNRLINQMHFYENRLVIDYGGLKAAESLLVSRFWMNTSVYYHHVTRISEAMCSKAVEYMVKNGELDPSRLRQMDDTDLTAAMRNASGYAGELARRLDSRKLYKRALYTGLEDAGKGVLKHRDKIERAEKEIAELAGVDSQCVLVDIPKTPEMLEMKAMIKADHRMIPLNEASHFVSILQEAHMDNWRMGVYSPKEHCEAVGKAAKEYFNIKKTTKQFKLSDLEKT
- the cofD gene encoding 2-phospho-L-lactate transferase; translated protein: MIILSGGTGTPKLLDGLKDILPPEELTVVVNTAEDLWVSGNLISPDLDTVLYLFSDQIDRKKWWGIENDTFRTYERMQELGVEESLKLGDRDRAIHIIRSNLIREGASLSEATVKLASFLGIQANIFPMSDDPVSTCIETLNGVMHFQDFWVGKHGEPDVLGVDIRGVSEASVAKKVIEALEKDDRVLIGPSNPITSIGPIISLPGMRELLKQKKVVAVSPIIGNAPVSGPAGKLMQACGLEVSSMGVAEYYQEFLDVFVFDERDRADEFAFEKLGCRACRADTLMTSTEKSKELAEFVVGLFDTVF
- a CDS encoding FmdE family protein codes for the protein MIGIRVIANRKIKTKIIDFVLLTILVFSLCSIPGMAHESDNQELMAQVFALAEANLGDIGPEDTLIITDLGSPAESYVFLDDFYSEFYGRELQYTENLLVVQNARNAPLWFAFFNKSSGNCTYIEVSYGDENEISYQATETIDFDELSKNKKSIAAWNEKVSTKVFNGREFAILTISNAWATGNLDYGLMQCLELHNHFCPGVSSGFVLANWMEENYPLEEGVSYTVFSCPKWCKEDVFVKRWDATPGKGGIFVSALTDEEIEAIGNSPAGIFVVTDKNAGTMKAVALGFDFDVVNAKCGAKEGDPAWLSKYLMDLWLMDRENWDEEGLVTKIAAIDIDKDTLSDMKRAGSNPYEVLGLLNSTGNVNPPVDDKELMDQVFSTAEAELGALGPENTFILTDIGSPADSDSFLNDFYSEFYGKELQYTKNLLVVQNARNAPLWFAFFDKSSGSCTYIEVSYGDEDQISYQVTENIEFDTLSGSPESIAAWNEKVNSAVFNGREFAILTISNAWATGNLDYELMQCLQLHNHFCPGVSSGFVLANWMEDNYPLEEGVSYTVFSSPRWCKEDVFVKRWDATPGKGGIFVSDLTDEEVDAIGSNLAGIFVVKDRNAGTLKAVVLGYNSDVVSANCGAKEDDPSWVSKYQKDLWLMNPENWGDLVTELAAIDIDEATLNEMNQADTNPYEVLGLLNSAEDASSLSLESTESVTV
- the hpt gene encoding hypoxanthine/guanine phosphoribosyltransferase encodes the protein MLERLKDSLIKSPVIKRGEYNYFIHPISDGVPSIDPHMVEEISDYIAEIADINVDTILTVEAMGIPVANALSLKTGIPLTIVRKRPYFLEGEVELSQSTGYSKGVLYINGLKKGDRVIIVDDVISTGGTLLALVRALKNMGVEVTDVISVIGRGDGYLKLKELGFKPKVLVTIDVGEKGVEIKDVFGDQ
- the dph2 gene encoding diphthamide biosynthesis enzyme Dph2; translated protein: MSLGISEAFDLRPDYIISVIKDTKAKLVGFQFPEGLKRNGPKLAKAVEEATGAEVLISGDPCFGACDLDRTLLDHVDILFHFGHAELEYVKLSDKVYFIETRSSIDVRHVVEKAVPELKGQRIGLITTVQHVHKLPDVCSVLENQEKTCVIGLGDSRLAYAGQVLGCNFSAARDEDCDEYLYIGSGDFHPLGVSLSTKKRVLAADPFSGEVREVDPSRVLRQRSAVIAKSLDAQVFGIIVSSKNGQMRLELASSLKELARKHGKEAHLILIDLVTPDQLLQFKVDAFVNTACPRLAVDEVGRFPSPMLTPQEFEIVLGEREWEKLVLDEITEEPV
- a CDS encoding METTL5 family protein, with protein sequence MKQRKLEILLEEVEGFSDPELELEQYQTPSPLVAEILHFAYMQGDLDESVQDLGCGTGILAIGAKFLGAGKVVGYDTDPKALEVAKKNSEKLGVEVEFICSDITEVSGHVKTTLMNPPFGARVKGRDRPFLSSALRTSEIIYSIHNRGSLAFIQKFIKPAVITHSYVAKFPIKRTFDFHQKEREIIDVEIYRVAVHE
- a CDS encoding exosome complex RNA-binding protein Csl4 — encoded protein: MISEEELEKGDFVLPGELVGTTEEFKPGPGAAVIAGDIYSTATGNVLIDRKARVVSVKPNTLTPNILKVGDIIYGRITDVRESGAMVEVAGIEGKENREIVGSRPGDIHVSNVRDSYVKRLLDEFRPSDIIRARVIEVDRMRLTTAEDSLGVVKAYCSNCRGELVPEGKKLKCPVCNMTETRKISTGYGKGIR
- a CDS encoding DNA-directed RNA polymerase subunit L, which encodes MELNIITKTNSDLEVELRGETHTLLNLLKDLLIKDDRVEAAFYDMKHVSISDPILYIKTDGTDPILILKETAAIIVAQCDEFIEIFGKAANA